Part of the Intestinibacillus sp. Marseille-P6563 genome is shown below.
ACGCTTTTGGAGCGCAATTTCCGTGCCCATGCCGAAAAAATCTATCAGGTACTTCTTGGGGCCGTGACCGATGATTATACGTCTCCGTCAGAGTTGGACTAACTTCCAAAGCCGCCAGCGCTGCGCAGTTTTTGCAAAGGCTGGCGACTTTTTCTGTCTTTTTTGTTCATACTGCAAAATTCTACATTTTTTTCATTTCATTTGTTGACCGTGCAACTATCTTGCTATATAATGATTCCACTGTTAGTTGACTACGCAACTTTTAGAAAGAAGGTTTTCCATGCCTCATCAGACAATCACCATCCTCAAGTACATCTCGGTCATCCAACGCAACACCCAGCGATATTTCGACTCTATGCTGGAGCAACGTGGGATTGGCAGCGGTCAACAGTTCTTCCTGCTGCGTATTTCGGAAAATCCGGGCGTCACCATGTATGACCTATCCCAAATCGGCAACTTCGATAAAGGTACGGTCACAAAGGCCGTGCAAAAGCTGGCCGAAGAAGGGTATGTCAAAGTCACCGTAGACCCATCGGATAAGCGCGTGCGCCATCTGCACGTCACCGAGCAGGCCAAGCTGGTCATTGAAGAAATCTATACGCTGCGCAACCGCTGGATCGATCAGCTGATGACCGATCTGACCCCAGAACAGCGGGATGCTCTGTTCCAAACCCTGAAAACCATGTCCGAATACTCCTGCACCGGCTTGCAGGAATTATGTCAGCAAAAGGAGACCCCGCATGAAAGCTGAAACCTCTCTTTCCGAAAATCCATTGGGATATGAGCCCATTCCGCGTTTGCTCATTAACTTTTCTATCCCCGCCATCATTTCTTGTCTGGTCAACTCCATTTATAATATTGTTGACCAGATTTTTATCGGTCAAGGCGTGGGCTATCAAGGCAATGCTG
Proteins encoded:
- a CDS encoding MarR family winged helix-turn-helix transcriptional regulator — encoded protein: MPHQTITILKYISVIQRNTQRYFDSMLEQRGIGSGQQFFLLRISENPGVTMYDLSQIGNFDKGTVTKAVQKLAEEGYVKVTVDPSDKRVRHLHVTEQAKLVIEEIYTLRNRWIDQLMTDLTPEQRDALFQTLKTMSEYSCTGLQELCQQKETPHES